One Triplophysa dalaica isolate WHDGS20190420 chromosome 11, ASM1584641v1, whole genome shotgun sequence genomic window carries:
- the LOC130431614 gene encoding calcium homeostasis modulator protein 2-like, with amino-acid sequence MSALFSEYFKFIALVFKNKDTAIVNGFIGLGTIISQTAYNILAFNCPCAPKENYLYGMAAIGVPALTLFVIGVILNQNTWDIVSECSNRKCQKLSGTAAFALLGSIVGRAAVAPITWSVISLLRGQAYVCAFSEFIDPSSVDNFPPTKDAAKIMALFPCKDLPAPLLNYSGEVERRLKYESQLLGWLMVGVVSLSVFLLLCIKHCCSSLGYQQEAYWSHYRSNEKALFQRTAEVHAKLNAANNVKTFFGFVEMENQEKELLEKCQGARSVIPSLDWNRITGVYMYREINEAPMYSRLNKWAYYTNDNSNQHMSETDLA; translated from the exons ATGTCTGCACTCTTCTcagaatatttcaaattcattgCACTTGTCTTCAAGAATAAGGACACGGCAATTGTAAATGGCTTTATTGGTTTAGGTACAATAATCAGTCAAACAGCATACAACATCTTAGCGTTTAACTGTCCATGTGCACCAAAGGAGAATTACCTGTATGGCATGGCAGCGATCGGTGTACCCGCCCTCACTCTCTTTGTAATTGGGGTCATTCTCAATCAAAATACCTGGGACATTGTGTCGGAGTGTAGCAACAGAAAATGCCAAAAACTGTCAGGCACTGCTGCATTTGCTCTGCTCGGCTCTATTGTGGGTCGAGCAGCAGTTGCTCCGATCACCTGGTCTGTGATTTCCCTCCTGAGAGGACAAGCATATGTTTGTGCTTTTAGTGAGTTTATAGACCCCTCTTCGGTGGACAATTTCCCTCCAACTAAAGACGCTGCAAAAATCATGGCCCTCTTTCCATGTAAGGATTTACCTGCTCCACTCTTGAATTACTCAGGAGAGGTTGAACGACGGTTGAAGTATGAATCCCAG CTGTTGGGCTGGCTGATGGTTGGCGTCgtctccctctctgtctttctGCTGCTCTGCATTAAACATTGCTGCTCTTCCCTCGGCTACCAGCAAGAAGCGTACTGGTCCCATTACCGCTCcaatgaaaaagctcttttcCAGCGGACGGCTGAAGTACACGCTAAATTAAACGCTGCTAATAACGTCAAGACTTTCTTTGGCTTTGTGGAGATGGAAAATCAAGAGAAGGAGCTTTTAGAAAAGTGTCAAGGTGCCAGGAGCGTCATTCCTAGTCTGGACTGGAACCGCATCACAGGAGTTTACATGTACAGAGAAATCAATGAGGCTCCGATGTACAGTCGCTTAAACAAATGGGCCTATTACACAAACGACAACTCAAATCAACATATGAGTGAAACGGATTTAGCCTAA
- the LOC130431615 gene encoding calcium homeostasis modulator protein 2-like: MSAIISEYFRFAALFFKSKDVMIFNGLIGLGTVVSQTAYNIFAFNCPCSPTKNYVYGVTAIGVPALAFFVIGVILNQNTWDIVSECRTRKCRKLSGTAAFAVMGSIVGRAAVAPITWSVISLLRGEAYVCAFSEFIDPSTLDNFPPTSDPPKIMARFPCKDLPVKLLNYSGEVERRLKYESQLLGWLLVGVISLSVFLLLCLKNCCSSLGYRQETYWSQYRSNEKALFQRTADVHAKFHAAENVKSFFGFVALENQEKELLTQYEGTSIKNVIPRLEWNRITGVYMYREMNDAPLYSRLNKWANYTNENNC; the protein is encoded by the exons ATGTCTGCAATCATCTCAGAATATTTCAGATTCGCTGCACTCTTCTTCAAGAGTAAGGATGTTATGATCTTTAATGGCCTCATAGGTTTAGGGACAGTAGTCAGTCAGACAGCATACAACATATTTGCTTTTAACTGTCCGTGTTCGCCAACAAAGAACTACGTGTACGGTGTGACTGCGATCGGTGTACCCGCCCTCGCTTTCTTCGTAATTGGGGTCATTCTCAATCAAAATACCTGGGATATTGTGTCGGAGTGCCGCACCAGAAAATGCCGAAAACTCTCTGGCACTGCTGCCTTTGCTGTGATGGGCTCTATCGTGGGTCGAGCAGCAGTTGCTCCGATCACCTGGTCAGTGATTTCCCTCCTGAGGGGAGAAGCGTATGTTTGTGCTTTTAGTGAGTTCATAGACCCCTCTACTCTGGACAACTTCCCTCCAACTTCAGACCCTCCAAAAATCATGGCGCGCTTTCCATGTAAGGACTTACCTGTGAAGCTGCTGAATTACTCAGGAGAGGTCGAACGACGGTTAAAATACGAATCCCAG CTGTTGGGCTGGCTGTTGGTGGGGGTAATTTCCCTCTCTGTCTTTCTGCTCCTCTGCCTGAAAAACTGTTGCTCTTCCCTCGGCTACCGGCAGGAGACGTACTGGTCACAGTATCGGTCCAATGAGAAAGCTCTTTTCCAGCGGACGGCGGATGTGCACGCCAAATTTCATGCTGCCGAAAACGTCAAGAGTTTCTTTGGATTCGTTGCGTTGGAAAACCAGGAGAAGGAGCTTTTAACACAGTATGAGGGAACGTCAATCAAGAACGTCATTCCTAGACTGGAGTGGAACCGCATCACAGGAGTTTACATGTACAGAGAGATGAACGACGCTCCGCTGTATAGCCGCCTAAACAAATGGGCCAATTACACAAACGAAAACAACTGTTAG
- the calhm3 gene encoding calcium homeostasis modulator protein 3: MDKFKLVLQYFQSNSESISNGICILLSLISVKLYTSFDFNCPCLPQYNKMYALGVMFVPPVILFFLGILVNRHTGVLMEEYIRPLGKRNKNPAVVKFLFSAVMQRSLLAPMVWILMTLLDGKCFICAFSMNVNPKHFTGMPNSTGLDLIKILAKVPCKEDVIFKNSSFRKAVSRYVRCYSQAIGWSILLILIFLGTVARILKPCFNYGTFLQTRYWSNYLDVEQKLFDETCVLHARDFARKCVMQFFESMREDAALRLPLTYAFRPGQIQSEGAEEEEDRLHGITRLDQVDHLLQSWYECKPELDVTKMAYKPKVCITWEDHNGKVLFSEV, encoded by the exons ATGGATAAGTTTAAATTGGTTCTGCAATATTTTCAATCAAATTCAGAGTCCATCTCTAATGGTATCTGTATATTATTGTCGTTAATAAGCGTGAAGCtgtatacaagttttgatttcaACTGCCCATGTTTACCGCAATATAACAAGATGTACGCATTAGGGGTCATGTTCGTACCTCCTGTTATATTGTTCTTTTTGGGAATATTAGTTAATCGTCATACAGGGGTGTTGATGGAAGAATATATCAGACCCCTTGGCAAGAGGAACAAGAATCCAGCAGTGGTGAA GTTTCTGTTCTCAGCTGTGATGCAACGGTCTCTTCTGGCCCCCATGGTCTGGATTCTGATGACACTTCTGGATGGAAAATGTTTCATCTGCGCGTTCAGTATGAATGTGAACCCCAAACATTTTACGGGCATGCCCAACAGCACTGGCCTCGATCTCATAAAGATTCTAGCTAAAGTTCCTTGCAAAGAAGATGTCATCTTCAAAAACAGCAGTTTTCGCAAAGCTGTATCACGCTATGTGCGCTGTTACTCCCAG GCAATAGGTTGGTCCATCCTCCTCATCCTCATTTTTTTGGGCACAGTGGCTCGCATCCTCAAGCCTTGCTTCAACTACGGCACTTTTCTGCAGACGCGATACTGGAGCAATTACTTGGACGTTGAGCAGAAACTATTCGATGAGACCTGTGTGCTACATGCCCGAGATTTTGCCAGAAAATGTGTGATGCAATTCTTCGAGAGCATGCGTGAAGATGCGGCTTTGAGGCTTCCCCTCACTTATGCATTCAGACCCGGCCAAATCCAGAGTGAAGGAgcagaggaagaagaggacCGTCTGCATGGCATAACTAGACTAGATCAAGTGGATCATTTGCTGCAAAGTTGGTACGAATGCAAACCAGAATTGGATGTGACCAAAATGGCTTATAAACCCAAAGTGTGTATCACCTGGGAGGACCACAATGGAAAGGTTTTATTCTCAGAGGTGTAG
- the LOC130431630 gene encoding glutathione S-transferase omega-1-like — MAASQKCLGKGSAAPGPVPKDHIRLYSMRFCPFAQRTRLVLHAKGIKHDIVNINLKNKPDWFFEKNPLGLVPVLETQSGQVIQESPITCEYLDEAYPQKKLFPSDPFQKAQQKMLLEDFSKVTPFFYKIPMGMNKGADVSELKTEFKDKLIHLNKMLGNKKFFGGDSVTMIDYMMWPWFERMEMLELKPCLDSSPELKKWIEHMLEDPSVKAMMFSTEVYKAFYKTYMEGIPDYDYGL, encoded by the exons ATGGCTGCGTCTCAGAAATGTCTTGGGAAAG GCAGTGCTGCCCCTGGACCTGTGCCAAAGGACCATATTCGTTTATACAGCATGAGATTCTGCCCTTTTGCCCAAAGAACAAGACTTGTGCTTCATGCCAAGGGAATTAA GCATGATATTGTCAACATCAATTTGAAGAATAAACCTGATTGGTTTTTCGAGAAAAATCCTCTTGGTTTAGTCCCAGTGCTGGAAACCCAAAGTGGTCAGGTGATACAGGAGTCACCAATCACCTGTGAGTATCTGGACGAGGCGTACCCTCAAAAGAAACTCTTTCCTTCTGACCCTTTTCAGAAGGCCCAACAGAAAATGCTACTAGAGGATTTCTCAAAG GTGACTCCATTCTTCTATAAAATCCCAATGGGAATGAATAAAGGAGCGGATGTCTCAGAACTTAAAACAGAATTTAAAGACAAACTCATCCATTTAAACAAG ATGCTCGGCAACAAGAAGTTTTTTGGAGGGGATTCGGTCACAATGATTGACTACATGATGTGGCCGTGGTTTGAGAGAATGGAGATGCTGGAACTGAAGcc CTGCTTGGACAGCTCTCCTGAGTTAAAGAAGTGGATTGAGCACATGTTGGAGGATCCCAGTGTGAAAGCTATGATGTTCAGCACAGAAGTCTACAAGGCCTTCTACAAGACCTACATGGAGGGAATACCCGATTATGATTATGGGCTTTAG
- the gsto2 gene encoding glutathione S-transferase omega-2 has translation MACQKCHGKDSPAPGPVPKDLVRLYSMRFCPFAQRTRLVLHAKGIKHEIVNINTKEKPAWFLEKNPNGTVPVLETASGQVIYESPITCEYLEEVFPQKKLCPADPFERAQHKMLLENYSKVIPYFYKLSMAKEGDLSVPEKEFKEKLGQLNDTLAKNKTKYFGGDSLTMIDYFIWPWFERIEMMGLKHCLDHTPELKLWIERMFENPSVKATMFSNDDHKVFFDSYMEGKPKFDHGL, from the exons ATGGCGTGTCAAAAATGTCACGGAAAAG ATAGTCCAGCTCCTGGACCAGTTCCTAAAGATCTTGTTCGGCTGTACAGCATGAGATTCTGTCCTTTCGCTCAGAGAACACGGCTGGTACTCCATGCCAAAGGAATCAA acatgaGATTGTCAACATCAATACTAAAGAAAAGCCTGCTTGGTTTTTGGAGAAGAATCCTAATGGGACCGTGCCAGTCTTGGAAACCGCATCTGGTCAGGTGATATACGAGTCGCCAATCACCTGTGAATACCTGGAGGAGGTCTTCCCTCAGAAGAAACTGTGCCCAGCCGACCCTTTCGAGAGGGCTCAACATAAAATGTTGCTGGAGAATTACTCCAAG GTGATTCCATACTTCTATAAGCTCTCTATGGCCAAAGAAGGGGATCTCTCAGTACCTGAAAAAGAGTTTAAAGAGAAACTCGGCCAACTAAATGAT ACtctggcaaaaaataaaaccaaatactTTGGAGGAGATTCACTCACAATGATTGATTACTTTATCTGGCCATGGTTTGAGAGGATAGAAATGATGGGGCTAAAGCA TTGTTTGGACCACACTCCCGAGTTAAAACTGTGGATTGAACGCATGTTTGAGAATCCCAGTGTGAAAGCCACCATGTTCAGCAATGATGATCACAAGGTGTTCTTTGACAGCTACATGGAGGGAAAACCCAAATTTGACCACGGTTTATAG
- the itprip gene encoding inositol 1,4,5-trisphosphate receptor-interacting protein, translated as MQGAIARVCVVVAAAILNHPFLFPNENSTIPEQDDALLARMREHQENLEAEQKRLEQEIYKTEKALISVEDSESYSCYFWSALCLVIFFTIEVCRQDIVPAEIPDPVEDEDGYLNTGYLSSNTITLDKGVLNNFCKTRFHSFAHENGRVQEFVEGFADDLLDALKSVCDGEADMEVEDFVGIGSMFESWRACKPPACDLIVPFSAPQPYRFQFDVWCDTVTDIPLDLQGCVRIKLIQPNGKNCLCGAADLGDDMLCLLHNRNDSEKTDENGFEEVFCVRDNAYLSKAQIMRWFQISVTRAWQHISHKYEFELAFQNLEVPGALKIRFRSGKTVFLNVTPAVQFENTDAYIISHFPSETSNPSDTHWHLSLTLYERNLLKHLAKKLPTNSCHIHCLQIGFFLHKKQTALTGKSALTNYHIKTAVLHLLLSKPPSVWQTQHLDHRLRDLLSFLQKSLEEKRLYHAIVGNPRVPVDIQIPELFRSAEPMNLFRPLVLQRPVYAKMVDHFQEMIRNTSVLVQEYSLHVPNGHMSHKLSSATQS; from the coding sequence ATGCAGGGTGCTATCGCCCGGGTTTGCGTGGTGGTAGCGGCTGCTATTCTCAACCACCCATTCCTCTTCCCCAATGAGAACTCCACCATCCCCGAGCAAGATGATGCCCTCCTGGCCAGAATGAGAGAGCACCAAGAAAACCTGGAGGCTGAACAGAAGCGCCTAGAACAGGAGATCTATAAAACAGAGAAGGCTTTGATAAGTGTTGAGGATTCGGAAAGTTATAGCTGTTACTTTTGGAGTGCCCTCTGCCTGGTCATTTTCTTCACAATTGAGGTTTGCAGGCAGGATATAGTCCCTGCTGAAATTCCTGACCCTGTTGAAGACGAGGACGGATATCTCAACACTGGATATCTTAGTTCCAATACTATCACCTTAGATAAAGGCGTCCTAAATAACTTCTGCAAAACCCGCTTTCATTCCTTTGCCCATGAGAATGGAAGAGTGCAGGAATTTGTTGAAGGCTTTGCAGATGACTTGCTAGATGCTTTGAAAAGTGTTTGTGATGGAGAGGCTGACATGGAAGTCGAAGATTTTGTAGGCATAGGCAGCATGTTTGAATCTTGGAGGGCATGTAAGCCTCCAGCGTGTGACCTCATTGTGCCCTTTTCGGCCCCCCAGCCATACAGGTTTCAGTTTGACGTCTGGTGTGACACCGTCACTGACATCCCGCTAGACCTGCAGGGATGTGTAAGGATTAAACTTATACAGCCAAATGGGAAAAACTGTCTTTGTGGCGCCGCCGATCTTGGCGATGATATGCTGTGTCTGCTTCACAACAGAAATGACTCTGAGAAGACTGATGAGAACGGGTTTGAGGAAGTCTTCTGTGTAAGGGACAATGCTTACTTGTCGAAAGCTCAAATCATGAGATGGTTTCAGATCTCTGTAACCAGAGCATGGCAACACATCTCTCATAAGTATGAGTTTGAACTAGCATTTCAGAACCTGGAGGTCCCAGGCGCTCTTAAAATCAGATTTAGGTCTGGAAAGACTGTTTTTCTTAACGTTACGCCTGCTGTTCAGTTTGAAAACACTGATGCATACATCATCTCTCACTTCCCTTCTGAAACTAGTAACCCTTCAGACACTCACTGGCACCTCTCACTGACTTTGTATGAAAGAAATCTACTTAAACATCTTGCTAAAAAACTACCTACAAATTCCTGTCACATCCATTGTCTTCAGATAGGGTTTTTCTTGCACAAAAAGCAAACAGCTTTGACTGGGAAAAGCGCTCTTACAAATTACCATATAAAGACCGCAGTCCTACACCTTCTTTTGAGCAAACCTCCTTCCGTGTGGCAAACGCAACATCTTGATCACAGATTACGAGATTTGCTCAGTTTCCTGCAGAAAAGCCTGGAGGAGAAGAGACTCTATCACGCTATCGTCGGGAACCCTCGCGTCCCAGTCGATATTCAGATCCCTGAACTATTCCGCAGCGCAGAGCCAATGAACCTGTTTAGACCTCTTGTGTTGCAAAGGCCAGTCTATGCCAAAATGGTGGATCATTTTCAAGAGATGATCAGAAATACCTCGGTGCTTGTGCAGGAATATTCCCTTCACGTCCCTAACGGTCACATGAGCCATAAACTCAGCTCGGCAACACAGAGTTGA
- the calhm1a gene encoding calcium homeostasis modulator protein 1, giving the protein MDKVRIMLQFLQANQESFMNGICGIMALASAQMYSSFEFTCPCLPDYNYAYGIGILVVPPIWFFLLGFVMNNNISVLTEEWKRPVGKRRKDPSVLRYMFSSMTQRALIAPVVWIAVTLMDGKSFLCAYSATTDLSEFLNESHDNLPQKTLTKLQATIPCKDVFDGHKIISGDAATIYIRCLSQACGWIFLMVITFTAFLMRAIRPCFTQAAFLKTKYWSHYIDTERKLFDETCKEHAKSFARVCIQQYFESISGEIVPQLHLPQKKGKGDKEEDGEKQKSDEEKLLGVRKEEDMNKVLWNWHSCKPPLNISKRAQEANGHVHSDSSSFSDEYITQTSEKKTAVAYYSKV; this is encoded by the exons ATGGATAAAGTACGAATTATGCTCCAGTTCTTACAAGCCAACCAAGAGTCGTTCATGAATGGCATATGTGGGATAATGGCTCTGGCAAGTGCTCAGATGTATTCATCTTTTGAGTTCACCTGTCCTTGCCTCCCCGATTACAATTACGCATATGGCATCGGCATTCTCGTCGTACCGCCGATATGGTTCTTCCTGCTTGGATTCGTAATGAACAACAACATATCAGTGTTAACAGAAGAGTGGAAGAGACCTGTTGGAAAGCGCAGGAAAGATCCATCGGTTTTGCGCTACATGTTCAGCTCTATGACTCAGCGCGCCCTCATCGCTCCAGTTGTGTGGATTGCTGTCACTTTAATGGATGGGAAGAGTTTTCTGTGTGCTTACAGCGCCACCACGGATTTATCAGAGTTTCTTAACGAGAGCCACGATAATCTTCCCCAAAAGACGCTTACTAAATTACAGGCAACGATTCCATGTAAAGACGTATTTGACGGACATAAGATTATCTCCGGAGACGCCGCAACGATATACATTCGCTGTTTGTCACAG GCATGTGGATGGATCTTTTTAATGGTAATAACGTTTACTGCTTTTCTAATGAGGGCCATCAGACCCTGTTTTACACAAGCCGCGTTCCTTAAAACCAAGTATTGGTCGCACTACATTGACACCGAACGCAAACTATTCGACGAAACGTGCAAAGAACACGCCAAGAGCTTTGCCAGGGTGTGCATTCAGCAATACTTCGAGAGCATAAGCGGTGAAATTGTCCCACAATTACATCTGCCCcagaaaaaaggaaaagggGATAAAGAGGAAgatggagaaaaacaaaaaagcgaCGAGGAGAAGCTGCTTGGGGTCCGTAAAGAAGAAGACATGAATAAAGTCCTGTGGAACTGGCACTCGTGTAAGCCCCCACTGAACATAAGTAAACGAGCACAAGAGGCGAATGGACACGTGCATTCAGATTCCAGCAGCTTCTCTGATGAGTACATCACTCAGACATCGGAGAAAAAAACTGCTGTGGCATACTACTCAAAAGTCTGA